The Bacillus sp. Marseille-Q1617 genome has a segment encoding these proteins:
- a CDS encoding cell wall metabolism sensor histidine kinase WalK codes for MKSLYVKFTVYTIGIMLLSGIIAFILSNLYYQQYLKPQNDQKNTRIGQEMAGFIEDHPEMGMHEYLEHVSSAGYQFYLVDGESEEGTFFGAPFRDKGLDRSALDTVMKGEVYHGIQDFPSKTFVTGFFANELSNTIGVPVNHDGKRYALFIRPDIKLLFNEMHLLFGWLLALTLFFSIVLIIIGTRYLIRPISKLTKATHSLAQGDYNVEVDRSRRDELGQLADSFQRMSKQLEQLDEIRKEFISNISHDIQSPLSNIKGYSNLLKSEDLSSDEKAQYISIMNGEIDRLSNLTKQLLLLASLDRNDDVLKVDTFNVSEQLKAIIGQYQWKISQKGIMLTYSLSDHEIKGDRVLLNTVWDNLLSNAIKYNRPHGTIDVTVEKHGGMVSVVFRDTGIGISEKESDRVFDRFYRADTSRTRTIEGTGLGLSIVSTIVNLHGGRVQLDSKPGKGTEFTVELPVK; via the coding sequence ATGAAGTCATTGTATGTAAAATTCACTGTCTATACAATCGGAATCATGCTTCTCAGCGGAATCATTGCGTTCATCCTATCAAATCTCTATTATCAGCAATATTTGAAACCACAGAACGATCAGAAAAATACACGGATCGGTCAAGAAATGGCCGGGTTTATCGAGGATCATCCCGAAATGGGGATGCATGAATATTTAGAACATGTCTCCTCTGCCGGTTATCAATTTTATCTGGTGGATGGTGAGTCGGAAGAAGGTACATTCTTTGGGGCTCCTTTCCGTGACAAAGGGCTTGACAGGTCTGCTCTTGATACTGTAATGAAAGGGGAGGTTTATCACGGAATACAGGATTTTCCCAGTAAAACGTTTGTGACGGGTTTTTTTGCGAATGAATTATCCAATACAATAGGGGTGCCAGTCAATCATGATGGGAAAAGATATGCACTTTTCATTCGTCCCGACATAAAACTGCTGTTTAATGAGATGCATCTGTTGTTCGGCTGGCTGCTGGCATTGACCCTGTTCTTTAGCATTGTACTGATTATCATCGGGACCCGTTATCTGATCAGGCCCATTTCAAAACTTACGAAGGCGACTCATTCACTTGCACAGGGGGATTACAACGTGGAAGTGGACCGCTCGCGGCGGGACGAACTCGGTCAGCTTGCAGACAGCTTCCAGCGCATGTCCAAACAGTTGGAACAACTCGATGAGATAAGGAAGGAATTCATCTCGAACATCTCCCATGATATCCAGTCTCCTTTATCGAATATAAAAGGATATTCGAACCTGTTGAAAAGTGAAGATCTTTCTTCGGACGAAAAAGCTCAGTATATTTCCATCATGAATGGAGAAATAGACAGGCTGTCAAATTTAACGAAGCAATTGCTTCTCCTTGCATCCCTTGATCGAAATGATGACGTGTTGAAGGTGGATACATTCAATGTCTCGGAACAGCTCAAAGCGATCATCGGGCAATATCAATGGAAAATCAGCCAAAAAGGGATCATGCTGACCTATTCTCTGTCCGATCATGAAATAAAAGGCGATAGGGTGCTTCTCAATACTGTCTGGGATAACCTGTTATCGAATGCGATTAAATATAACCGTCCCCATGGAACGATTGATGTCACCGTGGAAAAGCATGGAGGCATGGTTTCAGTCGTCTTCAGGGATACCGGTATCGGAATATCGGAGAAGGAAAGCGACCGCGTTTTTGACCGGTTTTATCGAGCGGATACTTCAAGGACCAGGACGATTGAAGGGACAGGCCTTGGTTTATCGATCGTTTCCACCATCGTGAATCTACATGGGGGGAGGGTCCAGCTTGATAGCAAGCCCGGAAAAGGGACCGAATTTACGGTGGAGCTGCCTGTGAAGTAA
- a CDS encoding ABC transporter permease, translated as MFSLSLKEIRFYKMRYLLIGFILFFVASLVFIISGLANGLSTDNASSIQNMKAHAYYIDEDAEARIDQSRLEIPHETASPGLEPLVLQMRSLLKEDSDKNVDVTLMAVKSDGFLMPEVTEGKWPLKSTNSHVIADISLQKEGIEIGDTLYDEQFDKRFTVSGFTDQQTFSHTPAVFMDIVWWNEMVPENQKNTVNALVLEKENHELQKDVRSNVAGGTWTSKDEVIAGIPGYQAEQSSLYMMLVFLVVIAVFVLAAFFFIMTIQKMNEFGVLKAIGAKNGFLIGTTLLQVLILSLISIGASIGFTALMPNWLPGDIPFVFDLRLILTFSGVLLIVSLAGALLSAANIVKADPLTAMGRAE; from the coding sequence ATGTTTTCACTGTCATTAAAGGAAATTCGTTTTTACAAAATGAGGTATCTGCTGATTGGGTTCATCCTGTTTTTTGTCGCTTCTCTCGTATTTATCATAAGCGGACTTGCGAATGGGCTGTCGACAGACAACGCTTCATCTATCCAGAATATGAAGGCTCATGCTTACTATATCGATGAGGATGCAGAAGCACGGATTGACCAGTCACGGCTGGAAATCCCGCATGAAACGGCATCTCCAGGGCTCGAACCCCTGGTCTTGCAGATGCGTTCACTCTTAAAGGAAGACAGTGACAAGAATGTGGATGTCACCCTCATGGCGGTCAAGTCCGATGGCTTTTTGATGCCTGAAGTGACGGAAGGAAAGTGGCCGCTAAAGTCCACAAATTCCCACGTCATTGCAGATATCTCGCTTCAAAAAGAGGGGATTGAAATCGGTGACACGCTCTATGACGAGCAATTTGATAAAAGATTTACCGTTTCCGGATTCACTGATCAACAGACATTCAGCCATACGCCTGCTGTGTTCATGGATATTGTTTGGTGGAATGAAATGGTACCGGAGAATCAAAAGAATACAGTGAATGCTCTTGTGTTGGAAAAAGAAAATCATGAACTTCAGAAAGACGTGAGATCAAATGTTGCAGGCGGAACTTGGACTTCAAAGGACGAAGTAATCGCAGGCATCCCAGGCTATCAAGCTGAGCAAAGCTCACTATATATGATGCTGGTCTTCCTTGTCGTGATTGCTGTCTTTGTACTGGCCGCTTTCTTCTTTATCATGACGATTCAGAAAATGAACGAATTCGGGGTATTGAAGGCAATCGGGGCAAAGAACGGTTTCCTGATCGGTACCACTCTTTTACAGGTGCTGATACTATCCCTCATCAGTATCGGGGCATCAATCGGGTTCACTGCTTTAATGCCAAATTGGCTTCCCGGGGACATCCCGTTTGTATTCGATTTACGTCTTATTTTGACATTTTCAGGGGTATTGCTGATTGTCTCGCTGGCAGGTGCCTTACTATCTGCAGCTAACATCGTGAAAGCGGACCCGCTGACTGCCATGGGGAGGGCTGAATAA
- a CDS encoding ABC transporter ATP-binding protein, with protein sequence MKTYPLELREIRKTFKDGEKKIDVLHSLSFKAERGKLTAILGPSGSGKSTFLSIAGALSSPDEGEMLVNGQNIVHLSDKQKTNVRLHSIGYIFQSSYLIPYLKVREQLKLPAELAGKWNRETQLRAADLLKSVGLEHRADHYSYQLSGGEKQRVAIARAFMNDAGLILADEPTASLDSGRSIEIIRLISKVVKEKQKAAVMVTHDESILHLCDDIYEMKDGKLEKRK encoded by the coding sequence ATGAAAACATATCCACTGGAACTGAGAGAAATCCGCAAAACCTTCAAGGACGGAGAAAAGAAAATCGATGTCCTTCACTCACTATCGTTTAAAGCAGAGAGAGGGAAGCTGACCGCCATACTCGGGCCGTCTGGATCAGGGAAAAGCACGTTTCTTTCCATTGCGGGTGCACTATCATCCCCTGATGAAGGGGAAATGCTTGTCAACGGTCAGAATATCGTGCACCTTTCGGATAAACAAAAGACAAATGTAAGGCTCCATTCGATCGGCTATATTTTTCAATCATCCTATCTTATTCCTTATCTCAAAGTGAGAGAGCAGCTCAAATTGCCCGCTGAACTGGCAGGTAAGTGGAACAGGGAAACGCAATTGCGGGCGGCAGATCTTTTAAAGTCTGTCGGACTCGAGCATCGTGCTGACCATTATTCCTATCAGCTGTCGGGAGGGGAGAAACAGAGGGTGGCGATTGCGCGGGCTTTCATGAATGATGCGGGCCTCATCTTGGCGGATGAACCTACAGCGAGCCTCGATTCCGGCAGGAGTATCGAAATCATCCGTCTCATCTCAAAAGTGGTGAAAGAAAAGCAGAAAGCGGCTGTGATGGTCACACACGATGAGAGCATCTTACATTTATGTGATGATATATATGAGATGAAAGACGGTAAGCTAGAAAAAAGAAAATAG
- a CDS encoding CopY/TcrY family copper transport repressor has protein sequence MPNEEKPEITDSEWEVMRVVWALEEVTSKEISKVLENKRDWKPATTKTFIGRLVKKGMLQTKKSGNRFIYTAAVSEEESLKTLKAGLFHHICSRAVGKTIADLIGEATLSHDDIAMLEEVLQNKKKNAVEEVACNCVPGQCTCKKDHGMNCQH, from the coding sequence TTGCCCAATGAGGAAAAACCTGAAATCACGGATTCCGAATGGGAGGTCATGCGGGTCGTCTGGGCGCTTGAAGAAGTGACCAGCAAGGAAATAAGCAAAGTCCTTGAAAACAAAAGAGATTGGAAGCCCGCGACGACCAAGACATTTATTGGGAGACTCGTCAAAAAAGGCATGCTTCAAACGAAAAAATCCGGCAACCGGTTCATCTACACCGCCGCTGTCAGCGAAGAGGAAAGTTTAAAAACGTTAAAGGCAGGATTATTTCATCACATATGCAGCCGTGCAGTCGGCAAGACGATTGCCGACCTCATCGGAGAAGCTACCCTAAGTCATGACGACATCGCCATGCTCGAGGAAGTGTTACAAAACAAGAAAAAAAACGCTGTCGAGGAGGTCGCATGCAACTGCGTCCCCGGCCAGTGCACATGCAAAAAAGATCACGGCATGAACTGCCAGCATTGA
- a CDS encoding heavy-metal-associated domain-containing protein: MEKTLLKVSGMTCGNCVKKVETTLNELDGVEKAKVDLENASAKVKYDETKQSPESLSKAVSEAGYESEPIK, translated from the coding sequence ATGGAAAAAACATTATTGAAAGTATCAGGAATGACATGCGGAAACTGCGTCAAGAAAGTAGAAACGACACTTAATGAACTGGATGGAGTGGAAAAAGCAAAAGTCGATCTTGAGAATGCATCCGCTAAAGTGAAGTATGACGAAACGAAACAATCTCCTGAAAGCTTAAGCAAAGCGGTCTCTGAAGCAGGTTACGAATCAGAACCGATCAAATAA
- a CDS encoding heavy metal translocating P-type ATPase, whose protein sequence is MTEKTLSIEGMTCASCSQAVEKATGKLSGVQEASVNLATEKLRITFNENEITLDEIKNAVDDAGYKAVTEMEKKTFTVSGMTCASCVQSVEKATGKLHGVKESSVNMATEKMVVEYDPSMLTVSDIKRAVSDAGYEAEEDVDAGDAVDEDREKKEKHIKHMWRRFWVSALFTVPLLLVSMGHMFGMPLPEAIDPMMNPTGFALVQLILTIPVMVMGKPFFTVGFKTLIKRHPNMDSLVALGTSAAFVYSVIASIFIVLGNESYAQDLYYESAAVILTLITLGKYFEALSKGKTSEAIKKLMGLAPKTAIVVRDGKETEISIEEVEAGDIIIVKPGEKLPVDGVVVEGKTSVDESMLTGESIPVEKEAGASVIGASINKNGTIRYEATKVGRDTALSQIIKLVEDAQGSKAPIAKMADVISGYFVPIVIVLAILSGLAWYFGGESGLFAFTIAISILVIACPCALGLATPTAIMVGTGKGAENGVLIKSGGALETTHKIDTIVFDKTGTITEGKPVVTDIVTSGGTSEEELLILAASAEKGSEHPLGEAIVRAAEEKGLSLLKTEFFDAITGQGLEVTVDGKDLLLGNRKLMDENDVELGDLQETSDRLASEGKTPMYIAVEEEIAGIIAVADTVKETSYKAIKKLHKMGIEVAMITGDNKRTAEAIAEQVGIDSVLSEVLPEDKANEVKKLQEEGKKVAMVGDGINDAPALAQADIGIAIGSGTDVAMESADIVLMRSDLMDVPTAVELSKATIRNIKQNLFWAFAYNILGIPVAMGVLYLFGGPLLNPMIAGAAMSFSSVSVLLNALRLKGFKPSGI, encoded by the coding sequence ATGACAGAAAAAACGTTAAGCATCGAAGGGATGACATGTGCGTCGTGTTCGCAGGCAGTGGAAAAAGCGACGGGTAAACTGTCAGGGGTACAGGAAGCCAGTGTAAATCTGGCCACAGAAAAACTGCGTATTACATTTAATGAAAATGAAATCACACTGGATGAGATAAAGAACGCTGTGGATGATGCAGGGTATAAGGCGGTCACGGAAATGGAAAAGAAAACCTTCACCGTGTCCGGCATGACCTGCGCCTCATGTGTGCAGTCGGTTGAAAAGGCGACCGGGAAACTCCACGGGGTGAAAGAATCAAGCGTCAATATGGCAACGGAGAAAATGGTCGTTGAATATGATCCGTCCATGCTCACAGTGTCCGACATCAAAAGAGCGGTATCCGATGCCGGGTATGAAGCCGAGGAAGATGTCGATGCAGGTGATGCGGTCGATGAAGACAGAGAAAAGAAAGAAAAGCATATCAAGCATATGTGGAGACGTTTCTGGGTTTCAGCCCTCTTCACGGTTCCGCTCCTGCTCGTTTCAATGGGGCATATGTTCGGCATGCCGCTGCCTGAAGCAATCGATCCGATGATGAACCCGACAGGATTTGCGCTTGTGCAGCTCATCCTCACAATTCCTGTAATGGTGATGGGGAAGCCATTTTTCACCGTTGGATTTAAGACGCTTATCAAGCGCCATCCCAATATGGATTCCCTGGTGGCACTGGGAACGAGTGCAGCATTTGTGTACAGTGTCATTGCCTCCATATTCATCGTACTGGGGAATGAAAGCTACGCGCAGGATCTTTATTATGAGTCGGCAGCGGTCATCCTGACACTCATTACACTGGGTAAATATTTCGAAGCCCTTTCAAAAGGGAAAACCTCGGAAGCGATCAAGAAGCTGATGGGGCTGGCCCCTAAAACAGCGATCGTCGTCAGGGACGGAAAAGAAACCGAGATTTCGATTGAGGAAGTGGAAGCCGGTGACATCATCATTGTCAAACCCGGTGAAAAGCTGCCGGTCGATGGCGTCGTAGTGGAAGGGAAGACTTCCGTGGACGAATCGATGCTGACAGGTGAAAGCATCCCGGTTGAAAAAGAAGCAGGAGCTTCTGTCATCGGAGCCAGCATCAATAAAAATGGAACGATCCGCTACGAAGCGACAAAGGTAGGGAGAGATACCGCCTTGTCCCAGATCATAAAGCTGGTGGAGGACGCACAGGGTTCCAAAGCGCCGATTGCAAAAATGGCAGACGTCATTTCCGGTTATTTCGTACCAATCGTGATCGTGCTGGCAATCCTCTCAGGTCTCGCCTGGTACTTCGGCGGTGAATCAGGTCTCTTCGCATTCACCATCGCCATCTCGATTTTGGTTATTGCATGCCCTTGCGCCCTCGGGCTTGCAACCCCGACCGCCATCATGGTCGGTACCGGAAAAGGTGCTGAAAACGGCGTACTGATCAAAAGCGGCGGAGCACTCGAAACGACGCATAAAATCGATACGATCGTATTTGATAAAACAGGAACGATCACGGAAGGGAAGCCTGTCGTCACAGATATCGTGACGTCTGGCGGAACCTCTGAAGAAGAACTTCTGATCCTTGCCGCTTCCGCAGAAAAAGGATCTGAGCATCCGCTGGGTGAAGCGATTGTCAGGGCCGCAGAGGAAAAGGGGCTTTCCCTTCTTAAAACAGAATTTTTTGACGCCATAACAGGTCAGGGACTTGAAGTAACGGTCGATGGCAAAGATCTTCTGCTTGGAAACCGCAAGCTTATGGATGAAAACGATGTTGAGTTAGGGGACTTGCAGGAAACTTCGGACCGCCTGGCATCAGAGGGTAAAACGCCAATGTATATCGCAGTAGAAGAAGAAATTGCTGGAATCATCGCGGTTGCAGACACGGTCAAGGAAACAAGTTACAAAGCCATCAAAAAGCTTCACAAAATGGGCATCGAGGTTGCCATGATCACCGGTGACAATAAACGGACCGCTGAAGCCATTGCGGAGCAGGTTGGAATCGACAGCGTATTGAGTGAAGTGCTGCCTGAAGACAAAGCAAATGAAGTCAAAAAGCTTCAGGAAGAGGGAAAAAAAGTCGCCATGGTCGGTGACGGCATCAACGACGCACCTGCCCTTGCACAGGCAGATATCGGAATTGCCATCGGATCAGGGACGGACGTTGCCATGGAATCAGCCGATATCGTCCTTATGAGAAGCGACCTGATGGACGTACCGACAGCTGTCGAGCTCAGCAAAGCCACAATCCGGAATATCAAACAGAATCTCTTCTGGGCTTTTGCCTACAACATCCTGGGAATCCCGGTTGCAATGGGCGTACTCTATCTATTCGGAGGACCGCTGTTGAATCCGATGATCGCAGGGGCTGCCATGAGCTTCAGTTCCGTATCGGTATTGCTCAATGCCCTTCGCCTGAAAGGATTCAAGCCATCCGGGATATAA
- a CDS encoding glutaredoxin family protein, which produces MNKELILELYTRPTCSDCQAAKEYLAEHDIDYVHKNVGEDAMLEKELIDIAGSRIVPSFVFYKKGLLGKKKFVKNLIGFENNREEIEKLLG; this is translated from the coding sequence ATGAATAAGGAATTGATCTTGGAACTTTATACACGCCCAACATGCTCTGACTGCCAGGCAGCCAAAGAATACTTGGCAGAGCACGACATCGATTACGTGCATAAAAATGTCGGTGAGGATGCCATGTTGGAGAAGGAATTAATCGATATAGCGGGTTCCCGCATCGTACCCTCCTTTGTTTTTTACAAAAAAGGACTATTGGGTAAGAAGAAATTCGTGAAGAACCTGATCGGCTTTGAGAATAATCGAGAAGAAATTGAAAAATTATTGGGCTGA
- a CDS encoding CBO0543 family protein translates to MVLMFVTILVLIVLVLKVKKRLSPVQMYVTSIFSVYLALFADSVLGGMYELYSYFKPGVQGIDFVGAIVIYPAINILFLSKFPVGKSFRSKTFYLIGWSLFAIGYEYIASEYSSFFNYSGWQLIYSVPIYPALYLILVWNLRLVEKLEMKDERLFHLKPIEWYGSIVFILYLNLAADAILKGSYELYYYVVNDVHPVDFVFRMLVLLVPLLFYLSTQSKQFSLWKFILWIVIYVVIYEIADQLGYFHEKQWNSYLTILKTAATLILVQMNLRYLQSLAGREEELR, encoded by the coding sequence ATGGTTTTAATGTTTGTGACGATACTAGTCTTGATCGTTCTCGTGTTGAAAGTGAAAAAAAGATTATCGCCTGTACAGATGTATGTAACATCTATCTTTTCCGTCTACTTGGCGCTTTTTGCAGATTCAGTTTTAGGCGGGATGTATGAATTATATTCTTACTTTAAACCTGGTGTACAAGGAATCGATTTTGTAGGAGCAATTGTGATCTATCCTGCTATCAACATCCTGTTTTTATCAAAGTTCCCCGTTGGAAAAAGTTTTAGATCTAAAACTTTCTACCTAATAGGGTGGAGTCTGTTCGCCATTGGTTATGAATACATCGCTTCTGAGTACTCTTCTTTTTTTAATTACAGTGGATGGCAGCTGATTTATTCAGTTCCGATCTATCCAGCTTTGTACTTGATATTAGTGTGGAATCTTCGTTTGGTTGAAAAACTAGAAATGAAGGATGAACGGTTGTTTCATCTGAAACCGATTGAGTGGTATGGGAGTATCGTGTTTATTCTTTACCTTAACCTGGCTGCAGATGCCATACTGAAAGGGAGTTACGAGCTTTATTATTATGTGGTGAATGATGTTCATCCTGTCGATTTCGTCTTTCGCATGCTTGTGCTTCTGGTACCACTCCTTTTTTATCTAAGCACACAATCCAAACAATTCTCCTTGTGGAAGTTTATACTATGGATTGTTATTTACGTGGTTATTTATGAGATAGCTGATCAGCTTGGTTACTTTCATGAAAAACAATGGAATAGTTATTTAACCATCTTAAAAACGGCTGCGACACTGATACTGGTTCAAATGAATCTGAGGTATCTGCAGTCGTTGGCAGGAAGAGAAGAAGAGCTTCGATGA
- a CDS encoding DUF6612 family protein yields MKKLLGLGSAVLLTIGLTACGTTTSGTDVEEIINSSISASEKMESFHVKMEMDQDIIPAAEDAGEVNQSSTIEMDYVMEPLGMYQTTEMTMMGMPIEAETYFTEEGLYTKDSMSNKWQSAPKELSDSVVEMSKNQADATEQLKQLKEYIKDVKVEEKEGHYLISFSASGKEYQSLVEETVESTMPEGIMPKELLEGLKVNKLSYTYEIDKKTYYPVNFTVDMDFDMEIEGEKVQSIQKMKGTYSKINEIDEIKIPADVKESAVEIDESALQSEQ; encoded by the coding sequence ATGAAAAAACTACTTGGACTTGGATCGGCGGTACTTCTGACAATCGGATTGACGGCATGCGGAACGACAACGAGCGGAACAGATGTGGAAGAAATCATCAATTCTTCTATTTCTGCCTCAGAAAAGATGGAAAGCTTTCACGTGAAGATGGAGATGGATCAGGATATCATCCCGGCTGCCGAGGATGCGGGGGAAGTGAACCAGTCGTCGACGATTGAGATGGATTACGTTATGGAACCGCTTGGTATGTATCAGACGACAGAAATGACGATGATGGGAATGCCAATCGAAGCGGAAACCTATTTTACAGAAGAGGGACTTTACACGAAGGATTCAATGAGTAACAAGTGGCAGTCAGCACCGAAGGAACTGTCGGATTCCGTTGTGGAAATGAGTAAGAATCAAGCGGATGCAACGGAGCAGCTTAAGCAATTAAAGGAATATATCAAAGATGTAAAGGTGGAAGAAAAAGAGGGTCACTACCTGATCTCTTTCTCAGCTTCGGGTAAGGAATATCAAAGTTTAGTAGAAGAGACGGTAGAATCCACGATGCCTGAAGGAATCATGCCGAAAGAACTTCTGGAAGGCTTGAAAGTGAACAAATTGAGTTACACCTATGAAATCGACAAGAAGACATACTACCCGGTGAATTTTACAGTTGATATGGATTTCGATATGGAGATTGAAGGCGAGAAGGTACAATCGATCCAGAAGATGAAGGGCACCTATTCGAAAATCAATGAGATTGATGAAATCAAGATACCTGCGGACGTGAAAGAGAGTGCTGTTGAGATTGATGAGTCTGCATTGCAAAGCGAACAATGA
- a CDS encoding methyl-accepting chemotaxis protein, which produces MNTLLRNEKSGSTQGFKPEQVMTAIERSLAMIQFDPKGNVLWVNENFAHTVGYRVHEMPGMMHRQFCTPEFAESSEYQQLWRNLRNGKSFQEKIQRVTKHGKLIWLEATYTPVYDDGGKVVGVVKVATDITDRENAAFKVASDLQQMSEDLSEKAEAGIARSEEATLAIGRLVEESKENLDIMESLKSQAKSIESIVKTIREIATQTNLLALNAAIEAARAGEHGRGFNVVAGEVRKLATRVQESIGEVNARIDGITGEINKVSEGTIRSQTGISNNLILHEQAVAAFKEIGSAARQLDRQAKDFKTIL; this is translated from the coding sequence ATGAATACACTTTTAAGAAATGAAAAATCAGGAAGTACACAGGGATTTAAACCGGAGCAGGTAATGACCGCAATCGAACGGTCACTTGCGATGATCCAATTCGACCCGAAAGGAAACGTTTTATGGGTGAATGAGAATTTTGCCCATACGGTTGGATATAGAGTGCATGAGATGCCCGGGATGATGCACAGGCAATTTTGCACACCCGAGTTTGCGGAAAGCAGTGAGTATCAACAGCTTTGGAGAAACTTGCGGAACGGAAAAAGCTTTCAGGAAAAGATTCAGCGTGTGACAAAACATGGGAAGCTCATCTGGCTCGAAGCTACATATACACCGGTTTATGACGATGGGGGCAAGGTCGTCGGCGTGGTGAAAGTTGCAACCGACATAACTGATCGTGAAAATGCTGCCTTCAAGGTCGCTTCTGATTTGCAGCAAATGTCTGAGGACCTTAGTGAAAAAGCGGAAGCGGGCATCGCGAGAAGTGAAGAAGCAACCCTCGCAATCGGCAGGCTCGTGGAGGAGTCCAAAGAAAATCTAGACATCATGGAATCTCTTAAATCCCAGGCAAAATCGATTGAAAGCATTGTGAAAACAATCCGCGAGATTGCTACGCAAACGAATCTCCTGGCATTGAACGCAGCCATCGAAGCGGCCCGTGCAGGTGAGCATGGGAGAGGGTTCAACGTAGTTGCCGGTGAAGTAAGGAAGCTCGCCACCCGTGTGCAGGAATCCATCGGGGAGGTCAATGCCCGTATCGATGGGATTACGGGTGAAATCAATAAAGTCAGTGAAGGAACGATTCGCTCCCAGACAGGGATCTCCAACAACCTCATCCTCCATGAACAGGCCGTTGCGGCATTCAAAGAAATCGGAAGTGCAGCCCGCCAGCTCGATCGGCAGGCAAAGGATTTTAAAACGATCTTATAA
- a CDS encoding LacI family DNA-binding transcriptional regulator, with amino-acid sequence MATIKDVAKLSGVAVSTASYALNNSTKVSEETRQKVIAAAKELNYQKNGLASDLKRTSTNTIALILSDLSGPYYSELIKGVQDVASTNGYDLIACSSIGGAQSTAVKFLREKRVDGVIILAHNIDDKTILDSAREGFPIVVLDRSVQSDHVVQIEVDNEHGAFMATEHLIEKGSRDIAYVSGPYNSHDNELRFKGYQSALEKHGIEYRSKWKVSGGFTREGGYQATKMLIAQKDVPQAIFYANDEMAIGGLQALNEKKLSVPDDISIIGFDDIQLSEYVSPPLTTMRQPKYEAGALAVHLIFQVLSKEKVDSNYKLTTELIERKSVKVNG; translated from the coding sequence ATGGCAACCATAAAAGACGTGGCCAAGCTTTCCGGGGTCGCGGTCTCCACCGCTTCCTACGCGCTCAACAACAGTACCAAGGTCAGCGAGGAAACCCGGCAGAAAGTAATAGCCGCAGCAAAAGAACTGAATTACCAAAAAAATGGACTCGCTTCCGATCTCAAACGGACGAGCACGAATACAATCGCACTGATCCTGAGCGACCTTTCCGGCCCTTATTATTCGGAACTGATCAAAGGAGTCCAGGATGTCGCATCAACGAACGGATATGACCTCATCGCCTGCAGTTCAATTGGCGGGGCTCAATCCACCGCGGTTAAATTCCTGCGGGAAAAGCGTGTGGACGGCGTCATCATCCTTGCCCATAATATCGATGACAAAACGATCCTTGATTCAGCCCGGGAAGGCTTCCCGATTGTCGTCCTCGACCGCAGCGTCCAAAGCGATCATGTCGTACAGATAGAAGTCGATAACGAGCACGGTGCATTCATGGCGACCGAGCACCTGATCGAAAAAGGCAGCCGTGATATCGCCTACGTCAGCGGACCCTACAACTCCCATGACAACGAACTGCGATTCAAAGGCTATCAATCGGCACTTGAAAAGCACGGGATCGAATACCGTTCAAAATGGAAAGTATCTGGCGGCTTCACAAGGGAAGGCGGCTACCAGGCAACCAAGATGCTCATCGCCCAAAAGGATGTTCCGCAAGCCATCTTCTACGCAAACGATGAAATGGCCATCGGCGGTCTTCAAGCGCTGAATGAAAAGAAACTCTCGGTCCCAGATGATATTTCCATCATCGGATTCGATGATATCCAGCTCTCAGAATACGTCTCTCCGCCGCTTACCACCATGCGCCAGCCAAAGTATGAAGCCGGTGCCCTTGCAGTCCACCTGATTTTCCAGGTGCTGTCAAAGGAAAAAGTCGATTCGAACTACAAGCTGACAACCGAACTCATCGAACGAAAATCAGTCAAGGTTAACGGATGA